A genome region from Candidatus Eisenbacteria bacterium includes the following:
- a CDS encoding YkgJ family cysteine cluster protein, whose protein sequence is MEDNQSAWFSHLERIYAETAHPRGELKICTDCADAPCEVGPEQVTLLPFEAEFIVQRLEHAGMRVSLEEVKGIAGCQHCPFFQSRRCAIHPHRPVDCRTYPMVPVFAADSITFSVSGVCPRRAGMDEPFVQLMAGVWEHLAPRLPEAWKQVFNARQPREFLEPLVNIGPMTPRSG, encoded by the coding sequence ATGGAAGACAATCAGAGCGCATGGTTCTCGCACTTGGAACGAATCTACGCCGAGACTGCCCACCCGCGCGGTGAACTCAAGATCTGCACGGACTGTGCAGATGCGCCCTGCGAGGTCGGGCCAGAACAGGTGACGCTCCTTCCGTTCGAGGCCGAGTTCATCGTGCAGCGGCTCGAGCACGCCGGCATGAGAGTGTCGTTGGAAGAGGTGAAGGGCATTGCGGGGTGTCAGCACTGTCCGTTCTTTCAGAGTCGACGGTGCGCGATTCATCCCCATCGGCCAGTCGACTGCAGGACCTACCCGATGGTCCCGGTGTTTGCTGCTGACTCAATCACGTTCAGCGTGTCGGGCGTGTGCCCCAGGCGAGCTGGCATGGATGAGCCCTTCGTTCAACTCATGGCTGGTGTTTGGGAACATCTTGCACCTCGACTTCCCGAAGCGTGGAAGCAGGTCTTCAATGCTCGCCAGCCAAGGGAGTTCTTGGAACCATTGGTGAACATTGGGCCGATGACTCCCAGATCCGGCTGA
- a CDS encoding DUF932 domain-containing protein produces the protein MSRKHTINVFRDLPDLIYRMLGQVSSMRERMDAEIAAMKALDLPQAHAHHIMVEAIRARVLPASRLPKVIEAWEEPPHPEFAPRTAWSLFNAFTEVQKANAPHAQMEGSLRLSAMFRRELALN, from the coding sequence ATGAGCCGGAAACACACGATCAACGTGTTCCGCGACCTGCCGGACCTGATCTACCGGATGCTCGGGCAGGTCTCGTCCATGCGGGAGCGCATGGACGCGGAGATCGCGGCGATGAAGGCCCTCGATCTCCCGCAGGCTCACGCGCATCACATCATGGTCGAGGCGATCCGCGCGCGCGTCCTGCCAGCCTCGCGACTCCCCAAGGTGATCGAGGCCTGGGAGGAGCCTCCGCACCCGGAGTTCGCGCCGAGGACGGCCTGGTCGCTCTTCAACGCCTTCACGGAGGTGCAGAAGGCCAACGCGCCGCACGCGCAGATGGAGGGGAGCCTGCGGTTGTCGGCGATGTTCCGCAGAGAGCTTGCGCTCAACTGA
- a CDS encoding T9SS type A sorting domain-containing protein, with protein MTTRVQAKSVVLVVLLAIASDARLAVGQAQPSNDAAAFKTFSLYADRSGAAGTTDHVNLYPVSLSDTAYLVLHTVGSVTDTVALLNLQPNDATGMEVNGATPASYAEFAVIPPRLTTSVAVSVNAYLVFAGFDQFYDFLKPLTTVTVTYEDNSTWAATLNVEQHVRNFVQSNVNCGSTVIFPATSLPYDPLVVQLYASGGYYLDMQELRLPRVPKKVSKIRVEAISLDHFCSTFVPHIYAGCRLYAVSLWPRFDLQSRTGAGIVPQYQSGQSYSGDDYGGYKDPVTGAIVGSYHTVGGYGCFLADLATALTYVGTPISVPALNAAMQMDQGFEPEAVCKIVAVSGQAVGDTVTISPPPGLPSLAISNWSDFVVNRTSENYSGALATFTVVDSAHALILTHPDLGLPIAPGQQGWVYRGVNVDKVARLATATSTTKLGFDYFGPSHSPAQAVESAMIDSLPSLLFVGESKTNPHWVLSAGWRPAFVSAHAARGTYGIANPIDLTGLSSLFASYANRFVGAWVGRLLPGSEPQAGPFAATGVQTEPATVTLWQTGNAHLQFTGSGGEVLTYDSVTDDYSTNIPGAIAVRQAQPGNSTAPASDNVPADLIVLPVSGPTTYALTATASAAGAMALSATYRDGLGSARGVAVSATLSNGGRGYFGMTVDPAAPNPVALTLNSTVGVLEEATPSSLRMRIAPNPSAGSSRIAFNLPFGGKSRIDIYDVSGRRVRTLTDGVLAAGSYVEVWDGRGDVGTLMRAGLYFVRLQAAGETIVARCLRLDSRSE; from the coding sequence ATGACGACTCGCGTGCAAGCAAAGAGCGTAGTGCTCGTTGTACTTCTTGCCATTGCGAGCGATGCCCGCCTCGCTGTTGGTCAGGCGCAGCCATCGAACGACGCCGCGGCGTTCAAGACGTTCTCGCTTTACGCCGACCGAAGTGGAGCGGCGGGCACCACGGATCACGTCAACCTCTATCCGGTGTCGCTCAGTGACACCGCCTACTTGGTGCTCCACACAGTGGGAAGCGTGACGGACACAGTGGCGCTCCTGAATCTCCAGCCCAACGATGCAACCGGCATGGAGGTCAACGGCGCAACGCCAGCGTCGTACGCCGAGTTTGCCGTCATCCCACCGCGGCTGACGACTTCAGTCGCCGTCAGCGTGAACGCCTACTTAGTCTTCGCGGGATTCGATCAGTTCTACGACTTCCTGAAGCCGCTGACGACCGTGACCGTAACCTACGAGGACAATTCGACGTGGGCTGCGACACTGAACGTCGAGCAGCACGTGCGCAACTTCGTTCAGAGCAACGTGAACTGCGGCTCAACCGTCATCTTCCCGGCAACAAGCTTGCCGTACGATCCGCTAGTCGTTCAGCTCTATGCCTCGGGTGGCTACTACCTGGACATGCAGGAACTGCGCCTGCCACGCGTCCCGAAGAAGGTCAGCAAGATCCGCGTCGAGGCAATCAGCCTGGATCACTTCTGCAGTACTTTCGTGCCGCACATCTACGCGGGGTGCAGACTATACGCGGTCTCGCTGTGGCCACGATTCGACCTGCAGAGCCGCACGGGGGCGGGCATCGTGCCACAATACCAGAGCGGGCAATCCTATTCCGGTGATGATTATGGTGGCTACAAGGATCCCGTGACGGGAGCAATCGTCGGCTCGTACCATACGGTCGGAGGGTACGGCTGTTTCCTTGCTGATCTGGCTACGGCGCTTACTTACGTTGGAACGCCGATCAGCGTTCCTGCCCTGAACGCCGCGATGCAGATGGACCAAGGCTTCGAGCCCGAGGCCGTGTGCAAGATTGTCGCAGTAAGCGGGCAGGCCGTGGGCGATACAGTGACCATTAGCCCGCCGCCAGGATTGCCCTCCCTGGCGATTAGCAACTGGTCGGATTTCGTCGTGAATCGCACTTCGGAGAACTACAGCGGTGCCTTGGCCACTTTCACCGTGGTGGACAGCGCTCACGCCCTGATTCTCACGCATCCCGACTTGGGTTTGCCGATTGCTCCGGGGCAGCAGGGATGGGTGTACCGCGGGGTGAACGTGGACAAGGTCGCGAGACTCGCGACTGCGACGAGCACGACCAAGCTGGGCTTTGATTACTTTGGGCCCTCACACAGCCCCGCGCAGGCAGTGGAATCGGCGATGATCGATTCGCTGCCGTCGCTTCTCTTCGTCGGCGAAAGCAAGACCAACCCCCACTGGGTGCTGTCAGCGGGATGGCGTCCCGCGTTCGTGTCAGCTCATGCGGCGCGCGGCACGTATGGGATCGCAAATCCGATTGACCTGACAGGTCTCTCGAGTCTCTTCGCGTCCTACGCAAATCGCTTTGTTGGTGCGTGGGTTGGACGCCTACTTCCCGGATCCGAGCCCCAGGCTGGCCCCTTTGCGGCAACGGGCGTTCAGACTGAACCCGCGACCGTGACTCTCTGGCAGACGGGAAACGCGCACCTGCAATTCACGGGTTCGGGTGGCGAGGTGCTCACCTACGATTCCGTGACCGACGACTACTCAACAAACATTCCGGGTGCCATCGCCGTCCGACAAGCGCAGCCTGGGAACTCCACAGCACCGGCCTCTGACAACGTCCCAGCCGATCTCATCGTTTTGCCGGTAAGTGGCCCCACGACCTATGCGCTTACAGCTACGGCGTCCGCCGCGGGGGCGATGGCACTTAGCGCAACCTACCGAGACGGCCTTGGCTCCGCGCGCGGTGTCGCCGTGAGCGCAACGCTCTCTAACGGTGGCAGGGGCTACTTCGGCATGACGGTCGACCCCGCAGCGCCGAACCCTGTCGCCCTCACCCTGAACTCGACCGTCGGGGTGCTTGAGGAAGCAACCCCGTCGAGCCTGCGTATGCGCATTGCGCCCAATCCTTCGGCGGGGAGTTCCCGAATCGCGTTCAATCTGCCCTTCGGTGGAAAGAGCCGCATCGACATCTACGATGTGAGCGGACGACGGGTGCGCACCCTGACCGACGGAGTCCTCGCGGCCGGGTCGTACGTTGAGGTGTGGGATGGGCGCGGGGACGTTGGAACTCTCATGCGGGCTGGGCTGTACTTCGTTCGCCTTCAGGCCGCCGGTGAGACCATCGTGGCGCGTTGCTTGCGTCTCGACTCTCGGAGCGAGTAG
- a CDS encoding IS21 family transposase, translating into MDIKLMHRQGQSLRQIARVTGLSRVTVRRILSSPAPKGYGPRRPRPSKLEPYVSRVEALLAERPRSTASWLHRQLGREGFAGCYETVKRWVRERRREERARARACVRFETAAGIEAQFDWKGPVRGLIEGQPGLPVHFFRFVLAWSRARWTLVVPDLRLAATLAAIRWAFERAGGVPARLVPDNPKTLVLRPKPHLEMHPQFLAFCRHYGCEPDPAWPYHPERKGKTERSLRDLDEEGVLGTTYPSVAALQAAVSGVDALRLERVHTTTGEAPAARLERERAALQPLPEIAFDPRVAEIRRVLSDCTVSLHGARYSVPYVHVGRRVVLKADPLGDQLEIFAGAECVARHALASRGTWTVLEEHVAPLRRPRFERLRERAAVATPAPTPPAPRSVVPWPLERVEQRDIAAYEQAVGGPR; encoded by the coding sequence ATGGACATCAAGCTGATGCACCGGCAGGGCCAGTCCCTGCGACAGATCGCCCGGGTCACCGGGCTCTCCCGCGTGACGGTGCGACGCATCCTGAGCTCGCCGGCGCCCAAGGGCTATGGCCCGCGCCGACCGCGACCGAGCAAGTTGGAACCGTACGTTTCCCGGGTCGAGGCGCTGCTGGCCGAACGCCCGCGCTCGACCGCGAGTTGGTTGCACCGCCAACTCGGCCGCGAGGGCTTCGCCGGCTGCTACGAGACGGTGAAGCGCTGGGTCCGCGAGCGGCGACGCGAAGAGCGGGCTCGCGCACGAGCGTGCGTGCGCTTCGAGACTGCAGCCGGGATCGAGGCGCAGTTCGACTGGAAGGGCCCGGTCCGCGGCCTGATCGAGGGGCAGCCTGGCCTGCCGGTGCACTTCTTCCGCTTCGTACTCGCGTGGTCGCGCGCGCGCTGGACGCTGGTCGTGCCCGACCTTCGGCTCGCCGCGACGCTGGCGGCGATCCGCTGGGCGTTCGAGCGTGCCGGCGGCGTGCCGGCCCGGCTGGTGCCCGACAACCCGAAGACGCTGGTGCTGCGGCCCAAGCCGCATCTCGAGATGCACCCGCAGTTCCTCGCGTTCTGCCGTCACTACGGCTGCGAGCCCGACCCGGCCTGGCCGTATCACCCCGAGCGCAAGGGCAAGACCGAGCGATCGCTGCGGGACCTCGACGAGGAGGGCGTGCTCGGGACAACCTACCCGAGCGTCGCCGCGCTGCAGGCGGCGGTCAGCGGCGTCGACGCGCTGCGCTTGGAGCGCGTGCACACCACCACGGGCGAAGCCCCCGCGGCGCGACTCGAACGTGAGCGTGCGGCGTTGCAGCCGCTACCCGAGATCGCGTTCGATCCGCGCGTCGCCGAGATCCGGCGCGTCCTGTCCGACTGCACCGTCAGCCTGCACGGTGCGCGTTACTCGGTGCCCTACGTGCACGTCGGCCGACGCGTCGTGCTCAAGGCCGATCCGCTCGGGGACCAGCTCGAGATCTTCGCGGGCGCCGAGTGCGTGGCGCGTCATGCGCTGGCCTCGCGCGGCACCTGGACGGTGCTCGAGGAACACGTGGCGCCGCTGCGCCGGCCACGCTTCGAGCGGTTGCGCGAACGGGCTGCGGTCGCGACGCCCGCACCGACCCCGCCGGCGCCGCGATCGGTCGTGCCGTGGCCGCTCGAGCGCGTCGAGCAGCGCGACATCGCCGCGTACGAGCAGGCCGTGGGAGGTCCGCGATGA
- a CDS encoding ATP-binding protein produces MSQPTYDRLVTHLDRLGLVRAKDILPEVLKAAEQNADGHAAVLDRLFEEEIAAREERRIRGSLRLAGLPFVRTLDTFDFAFQPSLDRAQVLDLASLAFLARKENVLLLGPPGVGKTHLAVALAICACQNGASVYFTTLDDMIRKLAAADRVGKLDAKLRTFTTKSQLLVVDEVGYLPLTRAEANYLFQVVSHRYERTSVILTSNKSVSEWPEVFGDHAIATAILDRLLHHSHVLSIKGNSYRLRERAIAATRVPEPQPVPVA; encoded by the coding sequence ATGAGTCAGCCGACCTACGATCGTCTCGTCACCCATCTGGACCGGCTCGGGCTGGTGCGCGCCAAGGACATCCTGCCCGAGGTCTTGAAGGCGGCGGAGCAAAACGCCGATGGCCATGCCGCCGTGCTCGATCGGCTGTTCGAGGAGGAGATCGCCGCCCGCGAGGAACGCCGCATCCGCGGCTCGCTGCGCCTGGCCGGGCTGCCGTTCGTGCGCACGCTCGACACGTTCGACTTCGCCTTCCAGCCCTCGCTCGATCGGGCGCAGGTCCTCGACCTCGCCTCGCTGGCGTTCCTCGCGCGCAAGGAGAACGTCCTGCTGCTCGGGCCGCCCGGCGTCGGCAAGACGCACCTCGCCGTCGCACTCGCCATCTGCGCGTGCCAGAACGGCGCCTCGGTCTACTTCACCACGCTCGACGACATGATCCGCAAGCTGGCAGCCGCCGATCGTGTCGGCAAGCTCGACGCCAAGCTGCGCACGTTCACGACCAAGAGCCAGCTGCTCGTCGTCGACGAGGTCGGCTACCTGCCGCTGACGCGAGCCGAGGCCAACTACCTCTTCCAGGTCGTCTCGCACCGCTACGAACGCACCAGCGTGATCCTGACGTCGAACAAGTCGGTCAGCGAGTGGCCGGAGGTCTTCGGCGACCACGCCATCGCCACCGCGATCCTCGACCGGCTGCTGCACCACAGTCACGTGCTCTCGATCAAGGGCAACAGCTACCGGCTCCGCGAGCGGGCCATCGCTGCGACCCGCGTCCCCGAACCCCAACCCGTACCGGTGGCGTGA
- a CDS encoding tyrosine-type recombinase/integrase: MTRFDSDEPWVERGRVHLAAHGYTVETFKRFRATTRRFLAFLQRRRVDISSAQCSHVSSYLAAERRRFQRRHGRDPNAGGWLTRHAAPIHLLFRLAQGSWPPPPPPPATPRERFRKELHDGYRHWMMEIRGLSVLTFTKDWCTADRFLDWLGTRASPASLQGLGPTDLDGFLAWRAPGIRRATRVGVCQGLRSFLRYLHGAGFIGRDLSACVTRPPLYWNEGIPSAFTEAEVRAMLTTTRRDRSDVGRRDYAILLLLSTYGLRAGEITRLRLDDIDWRRERFSITQSKSHRPSQLPLLAPVGRAILDYLEHVRPRSEHRQVFLFTRAPYRPFACGSSLGSIVRRRLSQAGITPTGKHGCHAFRYARAVSLLRAAVSLKAISDILGHRSPSSTDSYLKLATEDLRDVGLELPPEVTP; the protein is encoded by the coding sequence ATGACGCGCTTCGATTCGGACGAGCCGTGGGTGGAACGCGGCAGGGTCCACCTGGCCGCACACGGTTACACGGTCGAGACCTTCAAGCGCTTTCGTGCCACGACACGCCGTTTCCTCGCGTTCCTGCAACGCCGACGTGTCGACATCAGCAGCGCCCAGTGCTCCCACGTCAGTTCGTACCTTGCGGCCGAGCGCCGCCGTTTCCAGCGGCGCCACGGCCGAGATCCCAACGCAGGTGGATGGCTCACGCGTCATGCGGCGCCCATCCACCTGCTCTTTCGTTTGGCGCAAGGGAGCTGGCCACCACCTCCACCGCCGCCAGCGACCCCACGCGAGCGATTCCGCAAGGAACTGCATGACGGCTACCGCCACTGGATGATGGAGATCCGTGGGCTCTCTGTCCTGACCTTCACCAAGGACTGGTGTACCGCCGACCGATTCCTCGACTGGCTTGGCACTCGGGCAAGTCCGGCCTCGCTTCAGGGGCTTGGTCCGACCGATCTCGACGGCTTCCTGGCCTGGCGCGCGCCCGGGATTCGGCGCGCGACCCGCGTTGGCGTGTGTCAGGGGCTGCGCAGTTTCCTGCGATACCTCCACGGCGCCGGCTTCATTGGTCGCGACCTGTCTGCATGCGTCACGCGCCCGCCGCTCTACTGGAACGAGGGCATCCCCTCGGCGTTCACGGAGGCAGAGGTGAGGGCGATGCTCACAACGACGCGCCGTGACCGCTCGGACGTTGGTCGGCGCGACTACGCGATTTTGCTTCTGCTCTCGACCTACGGGCTGCGCGCAGGTGAGATCACCCGACTGCGACTCGACGACATCGATTGGCGGCGGGAGCGATTCTCGATCACGCAGTCCAAGAGCCATCGCCCATCGCAGTTGCCGCTGCTGGCGCCCGTCGGACGCGCGATCCTCGATTACCTCGAGCACGTGCGGCCTCGAAGTGAGCATCGCCAGGTGTTTCTCTTTACCCGCGCGCCCTACCGACCTTTCGCGTGCGGATCGTCGCTGGGTTCCATCGTCCGGAGACGCCTAAGCCAGGCCGGGATCACCCCGACTGGCAAGCACGGCTGCCACGCCTTCCGCTACGCCCGGGCGGTCAGCCTCTTGCGTGCGGCCGTCTCGCTCAAGGCGATCAGCGACATCCTCGGCCACCGCTCACCGAGCTCCACCGACAGCTACCTCAAGCTCGCCACTGAGGACCTTCGCGACGTCGGGCTGGAGTTGCCACCGGAGGTGACGCCATGA
- the radC gene encoding DNA repair protein RadC, producing the protein MVVACYRGPRTAADSETSATRRTFSRQLFALSNHGAPRARRLGPFFFPAPARSHPVYVRELTRRRYRGRKPVLIRGPEDVAKLLPRMRRLEREHFLVVLLNARHEVDAVETVSVGSLNASIVHPREVFKPAILASAASVVLVHNHPSGDPEPSEEDLAITKRLVEVGELLGIGVLDHVVVASRGVVSFRSRQLL; encoded by the coding sequence GTGGTCGTTGCGTGCTATCGGGGGCCACGGACGGCTGCTGATTCCGAAACGTCGGCGACTCGTCGCACCTTCTCCCGTCAGTTGTTCGCTCTTTCCAACCATGGGGCTCCTCGCGCACGTCGCTTGGGGCCCTTCTTCTTTCCCGCCCCTGCAAGGAGCCACCCCGTGTATGTCCGAGAACTCACCCGCCGCCGCTACCGTGGAAGGAAGCCCGTCCTGATCCGAGGCCCCGAGGACGTCGCCAAGCTCCTGCCGCGTATGAGGCGGCTCGAGCGCGAGCACTTCCTCGTGGTCCTGCTGAACGCTCGGCACGAGGTGGACGCCGTCGAGACCGTCTCGGTCGGCAGCCTCAACGCCTCGATCGTTCATCCGCGCGAGGTGTTCAAGCCCGCCATCCTGGCCTCAGCCGCTTCCGTGGTGCTGGTGCACAACCACCCCTCGGGCGACCCCGAGCCCTCAGAGGAGGATCTCGCAATCACCAAGCGACTCGTCGAGGTTGGCGAGTTGCTGGGCATCGGCGTGCTCGATCACGTCGTGGTCGCCAGTCGCGGTGTCGTGAGCTTCCGCTCGCGGCAGCTGCTGTGA
- a CDS encoding PD-(D/E)XK nuclease family protein produces MEPKRVISVSQVNTYLGCPLKYRFQYIDKIPRPWRVASMAFGTSVHAAVEWFHKERLAGRTADMAEVLKVFDADWYAQNVEPLVFSERESKDSLAEKGRAMLQLYVESGNGTMPVAVEQPFELDLVDPETGELLDVRIRGIIDLVEADQTLVDLKTAGRTLEQGGLERHLQLSTYALAFLLQHGDIPKLRLDMLLKTAKPRLERHPTTRSVEDLGWTARLIREVSLAIETEHFFPNPSWRCTECEYFAHCQQWRGTWPDEQLVAISDGEGVGEIAGA; encoded by the coding sequence ATGGAGCCGAAGCGCGTCATCTCCGTTAGCCAGGTCAACACCTACCTCGGCTGCCCTCTCAAGTACCGCTTCCAGTACATCGACAAGATCCCGAGGCCGTGGCGGGTCGCCTCCATGGCATTCGGCACGTCGGTGCATGCCGCCGTCGAGTGGTTCCACAAGGAGCGGCTCGCCGGGCGCACGGCTGACATGGCCGAAGTCCTCAAGGTCTTTGACGCGGACTGGTACGCACAGAACGTGGAGCCGCTCGTCTTCTCGGAGCGGGAGTCGAAGGACTCCTTGGCCGAGAAGGGCCGCGCGATGCTCCAGCTCTACGTGGAGTCCGGGAACGGAACCATGCCGGTCGCGGTCGAGCAGCCATTCGAGCTCGACCTGGTCGATCCCGAGACCGGAGAACTCCTCGATGTGCGTATCCGCGGGATCATCGACCTCGTGGAAGCAGACCAGACGCTCGTCGACCTGAAGACTGCCGGCCGGACCCTCGAACAAGGAGGGCTCGAACGGCACCTGCAGCTCTCGACGTACGCGCTCGCGTTCCTTCTCCAGCACGGGGACATCCCCAAGCTCCGCCTCGACATGTTGCTCAAGACCGCGAAGCCGCGGCTGGAGCGGCACCCAACCACCCGGTCGGTCGAGGATCTCGGCTGGACCGCTCGCCTCATCCGCGAGGTGTCCCTCGCGATCGAGACCGAGCACTTCTTTCCCAACCCGAGCTGGCGTTGCACCGAGTGCGAGTACTTCGCCCACTGCCAACAGTGGCGCGGCACCTGGCCCGACGAGCAACTCGTGGCCATCAGTGACGGGGAAGGTGTCGGCGAGATCGCTGGCGCGTAG
- a CDS encoding toll/interleukin-1 receptor domain-containing protein, protein MRYALQGLVQVEGMRDILFVSHANPEDNAFAEWLALQLAVAGYPVWCDLTRLLGGEDFWNDIEVAIRTRSIKFLFVLSRTSNTKQGALKELQVAENVARDDKLDRFILPLAIDDLPPRQANIALTRLTSLSFSPSWARGLAQLLKRLEEDGVPKAPQFGPETVTKWWRTRFSSSMGVRSQPEQLVSNWFPILSPVRLHFHTVRYRPSPAVGVGPIALPTALPWHCVSKDPYLVSFAPASALDGHLGPFVSIQRSEVLELDEAAAPARRKYWTEDEERAGLVELLSAAWDQMVRTKGLSTYAFSNRGRAFYFVDGTSSENRVTFRALDDGSARYRQVVGFKTVQKATPGQGPRLRYWHFALEARPILSPSLGFAIKPHLLFSDDGRVLWSSKERMHKAGRSQRRNWWNDDWRDRIIGSMAWLAEGDEKISLPTSAGDAIPVSRLPLQFECPLSFDEDDLEGPPLEEDFVDTEDDEADDSEELV, encoded by the coding sequence ATGCGCTACGCATTGCAGGGCCTCGTTCAGGTTGAGGGTATGCGCGACATCCTATTCGTCAGCCATGCAAATCCAGAGGACAACGCCTTTGCCGAATGGCTGGCGCTTCAGCTCGCCGTCGCCGGCTACCCGGTGTGGTGCGACCTAACGCGGCTTCTGGGCGGTGAAGACTTCTGGAATGACATCGAAGTGGCGATCAGGACTCGCTCGATCAAGTTCCTCTTCGTACTCAGCCGCACATCCAACACAAAGCAAGGGGCTCTCAAAGAGCTCCAAGTCGCCGAAAATGTGGCTCGCGATGACAAGCTGGACCGTTTCATCCTGCCCTTGGCGATCGATGATCTCCCGCCGCGACAGGCGAATATCGCCCTAACGCGTCTGACATCCTTGAGCTTCTCGCCCAGTTGGGCGCGCGGCCTCGCCCAGCTCTTGAAGCGCTTGGAGGAGGACGGCGTACCGAAGGCACCGCAGTTCGGGCCGGAGACCGTGACGAAGTGGTGGCGAACACGCTTCAGTTCGTCCATGGGCGTACGCTCGCAGCCGGAGCAGCTTGTCTCGAACTGGTTTCCGATACTCAGTCCCGTACGGTTGCACTTTCACACCGTGCGCTATCGCCCATCGCCTGCAGTCGGCGTTGGCCCGATCGCGCTTCCAACCGCACTACCCTGGCACTGCGTCAGCAAGGATCCTTATCTCGTCTCGTTCGCACCAGCCTCCGCGCTGGACGGACACCTAGGACCCTTTGTTTCGATCCAGCGCAGTGAAGTGTTGGAACTTGACGAGGCTGCAGCACCAGCCCGCCGCAAGTACTGGACGGAAGACGAGGAACGCGCAGGCCTCGTTGAGTTGCTCTCAGCGGCGTGGGACCAGATGGTCAGAACCAAGGGGCTCTCGACCTACGCCTTTTCCAATCGTGGCCGGGCTTTCTACTTCGTGGATGGAACTTCCTCAGAGAACCGTGTCACCTTCAGAGCGCTGGACGACGGAAGCGCCCGCTATCGGCAAGTCGTTGGTTTCAAGACGGTGCAGAAGGCCACGCCTGGCCAAGGTCCACGGCTTCGTTACTGGCATTTCGCGCTCGAGGCGCGACCAATCCTCTCTCCCTCGCTCGGCTTCGCGATCAAGCCCCACCTGCTCTTCTCAGACGATGGACGAGTGCTTTGGTCAAGCAAGGAGCGGATGCACAAGGCTGGCCGCTCGCAGCGGCGCAACTGGTGGAACGATGACTGGCGGGACCGAATCATCGGCTCCATGGCCTGGTTGGCTGAAGGTGATGAGAAGATTTCACTTCCGACGAGCGCAGGCGACGCAATCCCGGTGAGCCGGCTGCCGCTTCAGTTTGAATGTCCGCTTTCTTTCGATGAGGACGATCTTGAGGGACCGCCGCTCGAAGAAGACTTCGTCGACACCGAAGACGACGAGGCCGACGACTCGGAAGAGCTCGTCTGA
- a CDS encoding crossover junction endodeoxyribonuclease RuvC: MQQNTILGIDPGTKEMGLAIIRDRQLVSFGVHTLRNGHRPHDVIGQARRIVLAAIEEHGPQVVAIEKPYALPTKRAALLSVIDQELRGRAEDLGLRVVELTPEQVRQVVVGNPRATKIDVAERLVAGDFKQLFDLVPKRPARAALGLRPRDKYWLHMFDALGLAVAAGRQM; the protein is encoded by the coding sequence ATGCAACAGAACACCATCCTCGGAATCGATCCGGGAACCAAGGAGATGGGCCTCGCCATCATCCGCGATCGCCAACTCGTCTCGTTCGGCGTGCACACGCTGCGCAACGGGCACCGCCCACACGATGTCATCGGGCAAGCGCGGCGTATCGTGCTCGCCGCAATCGAGGAACACGGCCCGCAGGTCGTCGCCATCGAGAAGCCGTACGCGCTGCCCACCAAGCGGGCGGCACTCCTCTCGGTGATCGATCAGGAACTGCGAGGAAGGGCCGAGGATCTCGGACTGCGGGTCGTCGAACTGACGCCCGAGCAGGTGCGGCAGGTCGTCGTGGGCAACCCACGCGCAACGAAGATCGACGTGGCTGAGAGGCTCGTGGCCGGGGACTTCAAGCAGCTCTTTGATCTGGTCCCGAAGCGCCCCGCGCGGGCAGCGCTTGGGCTGCGTCCACGCGACAAGTACTGGCTCCACATGTTCGACGCGCTGGGGTTGGCGGTGGCGGCTGGCCGTCAGATGTAG
- a CDS encoding crossover junction endodeoxyribonuclease RuvC, translated as MRKTPETILALDPGLRELGYAVLAGRRLAASGVLNLRDVPRTRRLAVARQHVQRWANSHKPTAIVVEKTHAHPLPWLDDLHKLTRAVRRVASRKSATFAGYAPQTVRKGLVGNGWARKAEVAVAVAHRFPQLRVHLTQDRRWKERYWYNLFDAVALAIHHQRSSQPPSRGR; from the coding sequence ATGCGCAAGACACCTGAGACCATCCTCGCCCTCGATCCCGGACTCCGCGAACTCGGCTACGCCGTCCTCGCCGGTCGCCGACTCGCCGCCAGCGGCGTACTCAACCTGCGAGACGTGCCGCGGACGCGCCGGCTTGCCGTAGCGCGCCAGCACGTGCAGCGGTGGGCAAACAGCCACAAGCCGACGGCGATCGTCGTGGAGAAGACGCACGCCCACCCGCTGCCGTGGCTGGACGACCTGCACAAGCTCACCCGCGCCGTTCGTCGCGTTGCGAGTCGGAAGTCGGCCACATTCGCTGGCTACGCGCCCCAGACCGTGCGCAAGGGCCTCGTCGGCAATGGCTGGGCCAGGAAGGCTGAGGTTGCCGTGGCCGTCGCACACCGCTTCCCGCAGCTCCGCGTGCATCTCACGCAGGACCGCCGCTGGAAGGAGCGGTACTGGTACAACCTCTTCGACGCGGTGGCGCTGGCGATTCATCACCAGCGGTCCTCGCAACCGCCCTCCCGCGGCCGGTAA